From the Mycoplasmatota bacterium genome, one window contains:
- the mnmH gene encoding tRNA 2-selenouridine(34) synthase MnmH gives MDTTDDFKKIVVEENPLIDVRAPIEFSKGAFINSINLPLMTDEERHLVGICYKEKGQEEAIKLGHQLVSNTIRQNRIDAWVTQINQYPNAILYCFRGGQRSRITQSWIKETIGKDIPFIEGGYKAFRNYLMNALNPEEQKSKPILLGGNTGSGKTSLLKQFDNFIDLEGIANHRGSSFGKYITPQPTQINFENNLAYALIQHKHKGFQYMLLEDEGGNVGRCFIPKLLTEYFKKGDLVLLDVPYETRLQNTLNEYVIESQMQYINCFGEEKGLSEWSNYILTSINKIKKRLGGERHKYVMEAFESANQHQMNTDNPNVHSNWLDILLKEYYDPMYEYQIKTTTKDILFKGNTEEVYEYLKTNYNM, from the coding sequence ATGGATACAACAGATGACTTTAAAAAAATAGTAGTTGAAGAAAACCCACTAATTGATGTACGTGCCCCAATTGAATTTAGTAAGGGAGCATTTATTAATTCCATTAATCTCCCCCTTATGACTGATGAAGAAAGACACTTAGTGGGTATTTGTTATAAGGAAAAAGGTCAAGAAGAAGCCATAAAATTAGGACATCAACTTGTTTCAAATACAATACGACAGAATAGAATTGATGCTTGGGTAACCCAAATTAATCAATACCCTAACGCCATCCTTTATTGTTTTAGAGGAGGACAACGTTCAAGAATAACTCAATCATGGATAAAAGAAACAATCGGTAAAGATATCCCTTTTATAGAAGGGGGATACAAAGCATTTAGGAATTATTTGATGAATGCCCTTAACCCTGAGGAACAAAAAAGTAAGCCTATCTTACTAGGTGGTAATACGGGTTCTGGTAAAACATCTTTATTAAAGCAATTTGATAACTTCATTGACCTTGAAGGGATTGCTAACCATAGAGGTTCATCATTTGGAAAATATATCACCCCCCAACCGACACAAATCAACTTTGAAAATAACCTAGCATATGCATTAATTCAACATAAACATAAGGGATTTCAATATATGCTTCTTGAAGATGAAGGTGGAAATGTTGGTAGATGTTTTATTCCCAAACTTTTAACTGAATATTTCAAAAAAGGTGATTTAGTTTTATTAGATGTTCCTTATGAAACCAGACTTCAAAATACTCTAAATGAATATGTCATAGAGTCACAAATGCAGTATATTAATTGCTTTGGAGAAGAAAAAGGACTTTCAGAGTGGTCTAATTATATTTTGACAAGCATTAATAAAATTAAGAAAAGACTTGGGGGAGAACGTCATAAATATGTCATGGAAGCATTTGAATCTGCTAATCAACATCAGATGAATACCGATAACCCCAATGTTCACAGTAATTGGTTAGATATTTTACTTAAAGAATATTATGATCCAATGTATGAATATCAAATCAAAACAACAACCAAAGACATTTTGTTTAAAGGAAATACAGAAGAAGTCTATGAATACCTTAAAACGAATTATAATATGTAG
- a CDS encoding GNAT family N-acetyltransferase, whose product MKVKKVNKIEDKYLNLIKLIDSGEYRLASMGENYEGLSRWIATYIFETKTNEGILTAMIFNDNLRFQVAFEKDLDETDVQTIYDMIKDIMNKEKKKTSIWVYNENHNLVKTLMSKFNLHRKNVYMSREIMYFKEPTNIDITPLKTIFYKKEILDDVLELLEDSFVDIAEKNEFINHREYYHYKFSNLNKSRFTGFLLNDKLIGMYFHHDGEIEYVAVSSSLQSKGYGKLIIHHALNAIKEDSNNIPYLYCVDENSKALQFYLREGFEVVAHAARL is encoded by the coding sequence ATGAAAGTAAAAAAAGTGAATAAAATTGAAGATAAATATTTAAATCTCATAAAATTAATTGATAGTGGAGAATATCGATTAGCTTCAATGGGGGAAAATTATGAAGGACTTTCAAGATGGATTGCTACTTATATTTTTGAAACAAAGACAAATGAAGGAATATTAACCGCAATGATTTTTAATGATAATTTACGGTTTCAAGTTGCATTCGAGAAAGATCTTGATGAAACAGACGTTCAAACAATTTATGACATGATTAAAGATATTATGAATAAAGAAAAAAAGAAAACAAGTATCTGGGTTTATAATGAAAATCATAATTTAGTGAAAACTTTGATGAGTAAATTTAATTTACATAGAAAAAATGTTTATATGAGTCGTGAAATAATGTATTTTAAGGAACCAACAAATATTGATATAACACCATTAAAAACTATTTTTTACAAGAAAGAGATATTAGATGATGTTTTAGAATTGTTAGAAGATTCTTTTGTTGATATCGCTGAAAAAAATGAATTTATCAATCATCGGGAGTATTATCATTATAAATTCTCTAATCTAAATAAATCAAGATTTACTGGTTTTCTCTTAAATGATAAACTAATTGGGATGTATTTTCATCATGATGGTGAAATAGAGTATGTGGCGGTTAGTTCTTCACTACAATCTAAAGGTTATGGAAAACTGATTATACATCATGCACTTAATGCAATTAAAGAAGATAGTAATAATATCCCATATTTATATTGTGTTGATGAAAATTCTAAAGCTTTACAATTCTATTTAAGGGAAGGGTTTGAAGTAGTCGCTCACGCTGCAAGATTATAA
- the tsaA gene encoding tRNA (N6-threonylcarbamoyladenosine(37)-N6)-methyltransferase TrmO translates to MEKENYMIYPIGYIRRKENKIFLEINKEYLPALKELEKFSHAHVIWWFNKLDDVKYRKITQTEPPYQAPKLGVFASRSPIRPNPIALSIVKILTIDFNNGIIEIPQIDALDNTPILDIKAYFPSCDRLQSPKLPDWAKNWPKWLPEDGLGLE, encoded by the coding sequence ATGGAAAAAGAAAACTATATGATTTATCCAATTGGGTATATCAGAAGAAAGGAGAATAAAATCTTTTTAGAAATCAACAAAGAATATTTACCTGCTTTAAAAGAATTAGAAAAATTTAGTCATGCACACGTGATATGGTGGTTTAATAAATTAGATGATGTTAAGTACAGAAAAATCACTCAAACAGAACCTCCTTACCAAGCACCTAAACTAGGTGTGTTTGCTTCACGTTCACCTATTAGACCAAATCCAATAGCACTCTCAATAGTAAAAATATTAACTATTGATTTTAATAATGGAATCATTGAAATTCCACAAATTGATGCCCTTGACAATACACCTATTTTAGATATAAAAGCTTATTTTCCTAGTTGTGATCGCCTTCAATCACCAAAATTACCAGATTGGGCCAAAAACTGGCCTAAATGGCTACCAGAAGATGGACTTGGATTAGAATAA
- a CDS encoding AraC family transcriptional regulator, which translates to MNNRANILKAINFIENHIKDDINVLSISSEIGYSLYHFSRLFQAVTGHSPKEYLLKRRLSEGAKDIINTKIRLTDIAFDYQFNDYETFSRAFKRVFGFNPNKLRKNDCHKRISSLSKITIDDINHMDKIKDIEPDIVELDKIYLVGLSTLVKGSTNIITCLWSKLDDELPDIKDIKKPEKFYELHYWSEKYELDGFFVMCGIETNHLESLTPMLNGKIIPKAKYLKFTHKGLSRNVGLTYKYIFQTWLPKSSYKLPFSFEFEYYGQNYLGPNNEQSESEIYIPIELL; encoded by the coding sequence GTGAATAATAGAGCTAATATACTTAAAGCGATTAATTTTATTGAAAATCATATAAAGGATGATATTAATGTATTGAGTATATCTTCAGAAATCGGTTATTCATTATATCACTTCAGTAGATTATTTCAAGCAGTAACTGGGCATTCTCCAAAAGAATATTTGCTTAAGAGGAGATTATCAGAAGGAGCTAAAGATATTATTAATACAAAAATTAGATTAACAGATATTGCATTTGATTATCAATTTAATGATTATGAAACTTTTAGTCGAGCATTTAAACGCGTTTTTGGATTTAATCCCAATAAACTCAGAAAAAATGATTGTCACAAGCGTATATCTTCCTTATCAAAGATAACAATTGATGATATTAATCATATGGATAAAATAAAAGATATTGAACCTGATATTGTAGAACTAGATAAAATATATTTAGTCGGTCTATCAACGTTAGTTAAAGGTTCAACAAATATTATTACTTGTTTGTGGTCAAAACTAGATGATGAATTACCTGACATTAAAGACATTAAAAAACCAGAGAAATTTTATGAATTGCATTATTGGTCAGAAAAATATGAACTAGATGGTTTTTTTGTCATGTGTGGGATTGAAACGAATCATCTTGAATCACTGACTCCTATGTTAAATGGTAAAATCATTCCAAAAGCGAAATATTTAAAGTTTACACACAAAGGTTTATCACGTAATGTAGGTCTAACATATAAATATATTTTTCAAACATGGCTTCCTAAATCTAGTTACAAATTACCATTTTCATTTGAGTTTGAATATTATGGACAAAATTACCTAGGACCGAATAATGAACAGTCAGAAAGTGAGATTTATATTCCTATTGAATTATTATAA
- a CDS encoding isochorismatase family protein, which translates to MNETIKNMGLLVVDVQKGLFYQKTPVYKEKELLCYINHLIDIARTNQLPIIFIQHSNKGILKEGCDGWNLHPELKPLEHEPIILKSNASAFNDTILNKLLVKKNINKLFVVGLTTHGCVKVTCTDALKLGYDVTLVSDAHSSFSEKAAQLIETWNKKLLDKGIKLISTNKLISVLNGNK; encoded by the coding sequence ATGAACGAAACTATTAAGAATATGGGGTTATTAGTGGTTGATGTACAAAAAGGATTATTCTATCAGAAAACACCTGTATACAAAGAAAAAGAACTCCTTTGTTACATTAATCATCTAATTGATATTGCTAGAACCAATCAACTCCCAATTATATTTATTCAACATTCTAATAAAGGTATATTAAAAGAAGGTTGTGATGGATGGAATTTGCATCCAGAGTTAAAACCCTTAGAACATGAACCAATCATTTTAAAATCAAATGCTAGTGCTTTTAATGACACTATTTTAAATAAATTACTTGTTAAAAAGAATATCAATAAGTTATTTGTGGTAGGATTAACAACCCATGGATGTGTAAAAGTAACTTGTACTGATGCCTTGAAATTAGGTTATGATGTAACACTAGTTTCAGATGCTCATAGTAGTTTTAGCGAAAAAGCTGCTCAATTAATCGAGACATGGAATAAAAAATTATTAGATAAAGGAATTAAGTTAATATCAACAAATAAATTAATCAGTGTCTTAAACGGTAATAAATAA
- a CDS encoding DEAD/DEAH box helicase, whose amino-acid sequence MKKLKFEELNLSKEIKKAVANMGFEEASPIQSQAIPHLLNGKDVIGQSQTGTGKTAAFGIPILEKIDIESKKLQALILCPTRELAIQVAEELKRLSKYKRGIEILPIYGGQHIDRQIRALKKGVQIIIGTPGRVMDHMNRKTLKMDQVKMFVLDEADEMLDMGFREDIEFIINKAPKDRQTVLFSATMSKVILDLTRKYLKNPVTVKVVHKVLTVPNIEQIYFEMKQKNKTETLCRLIDMYNPKLSLVFCNTKRQVDTLVDTLQTRGYLADGLHGDLKQNQRDRVMSKFRKGTIDILVATDVAARGIDVDDIEAVFNYDIPQDEEYYVHRIGRTGRAGRTGRAFSFVVGKDIYKLRDIQRYTNTKIKFHHAPTINDVKEIRMTSFLDKVKKTLEQGHLTEYLRWAEKLIEEDFSSLEVAAALIKMATEGNEKEKVNLQDDYGDTGAAPGMVRLFINIGRHNHVGPRDIVGNIASNTGLTGNLIGTIDIYDKYTFVEVPKDYAKEVLMIMKNNLIKGKKINIEPANKR is encoded by the coding sequence ATGAAGAAACTTAAATTTGAAGAATTAAATTTATCAAAAGAAATCAAAAAAGCAGTCGCAAATATGGGGTTTGAAGAAGCATCTCCGATTCAATCCCAAGCCATCCCACATTTACTAAATGGAAAAGATGTTATTGGACAATCTCAAACTGGAACAGGTAAAACTGCTGCGTTTGGAATTCCAATTTTAGAGAAAATTGATATAGAGAGTAAAAAACTACAAGCACTCATTCTATGTCCCACTAGAGAACTTGCCATTCAGGTTGCAGAAGAATTAAAGAGACTATCTAAATATAAAAGAGGAATTGAGATACTTCCAATTTACGGGGGACAACATATTGATAGACAGATTCGTGCACTTAAAAAAGGTGTACAAATAATTATTGGTACTCCAGGAAGAGTTATGGATCACATGAACCGTAAGACCTTAAAAATGGACCAAGTAAAAATGTTTGTTTTAGATGAAGCAGATGAAATGCTTGATATGGGATTCAGAGAAGATATTGAATTTATTATTAATAAAGCACCTAAAGATAGACAAACGGTTCTATTTTCAGCAACCATGTCCAAAGTTATCCTAGATTTGACTCGTAAATACCTTAAGAATCCTGTAACTGTTAAAGTAGTCCACAAAGTATTAACCGTTCCAAATATTGAACAAATTTATTTTGAAATGAAACAAAAGAATAAAACAGAAACCTTATGTCGTTTAATTGATATGTATAATCCAAAATTATCACTAGTTTTCTGTAATACAAAAAGGCAAGTTGACACATTAGTAGACACCCTTCAAACAAGAGGCTATTTGGCAGATGGACTTCATGGAGATTTAAAACAAAATCAGCGTGATCGGGTTATGTCTAAGTTTAGAAAGGGTACCATTGATATTCTTGTTGCTACTGATGTTGCTGCAAGAGGGATAGACGTAGATGATATTGAAGCTGTATTTAACTATGATATTCCACAAGATGAGGAATATTATGTACATCGTATCGGAAGAACAGGACGCGCCGGAAGAACAGGGCGTGCATTTTCCTTTGTAGTTGGTAAAGATATCTATAAACTTCGTGATATTCAGCGATATACGAACACAAAAATAAAATTTCACCATGCACCTACTATTAATGATGTGAAAGAAATCAGGATGACATCATTTTTAGATAAAGTAAAAAAGACATTAGAACAAGGACATCTAACGGAATATCTTCGTTGGGCTGAGAAACTAATTGAAGAGGATTTTAGTTCTTTAGAAGTTGCAGCTGCACTCATTAAAATGGCTACAGAAGGTAATGAAAAAGAAAAAGTAAACTTACAAGATGATTATGGAGACACTGGTGCTGCTCCAGGAATGGTTAGATTGTTTATTAATATTGGACGACATAACCATGTAGGTCCTAGAGACATTGTAGGTAATATCGCTAGTAATACTGGATTAACAGGTAATTTAATCGGAACGATTGATATCTACGATAAATATACCTTTGTTGAAGTACCGAAAGATTATGCTAAAGAAGTTTTAATGATTATGAAAAATAATCTTATAAAAGGTAAAAAAATCAATATTGAACCAGCTAATAAAAGATAA
- a CDS encoding acetylesterase → MAVLDVNYYSNSLMRQVTYKAIIPTEGMKSNGNKSFKTLYLLHGVMGDYTNWITRTRVGQLAAQHGVAVIMPSGDNSFYVDQENSTNNYGDFIGRELVEETRKLFPLSTKREDTFIAGLSMGGYGAIRNGLKYQETFGSIAGLSSAIIMDQVVASTDENEWIFKKRSYYKTIFGDLSKLKGSDKDLEALIKNIKEKNQIMPRIYLACGTEDYLIENNRNYRDFLIKENVEHTYVESSGIHDWKFWDEYIEKVLIWLLNN, encoded by the coding sequence ATGGCAGTATTAGATGTAAATTATTATTCTAATTCACTTATGAGACAAGTGACGTATAAAGCAATAATTCCAACAGAAGGAATGAAATCAAATGGAAATAAATCTTTTAAAACTTTATATTTGTTGCATGGAGTCATGGGTGATTACACAAATTGGATAACTAGAACAAGAGTTGGTCAATTAGCAGCTCAACATGGAGTGGCAGTGATTATGCCTTCTGGAGATAACAGTTTTTATGTTGATCAAGAGAATTCAACTAATAATTATGGTGATTTTATAGGAAGAGAACTAGTTGAAGAAACAAGGAAATTATTTCCATTATCTACTAAGAGAGAAGATACATTTATTGCAGGTCTTTCAATGGGAGGATATGGTGCTATTAGAAATGGTCTAAAATATCAAGAGACATTTGGTTCTATAGCTGGTTTATCATCAGCCATTATTATGGATCAAGTAGTAGCATCCACTGATGAAAATGAATGGATATTTAAAAAGAGAAGTTATTACAAAACCATCTTTGGTGATCTATCTAAGTTAAAGGGTAGTGATAAAGATTTAGAAGCACTTATTAAGAATATAAAAGAAAAAAATCAAATCATGCCTAGAATTTATCTTGCTTGTGGTACAGAAGACTATTTAATTGAAAATAATCGTAATTATAGAGACTTCTTAATTAAAGAGAATGTTGAACATACTTATGTAGAGAGTAGTGGTATTCATGATTGGAAATTTTGGGATGAATATATAGAAAAAGTTCTGATTTGGTTACTAAATAATTAG
- a CDS encoding HD domain-containing protein — MWDNIVEIFRKNRELIKKNLMIYSYFLTLMIAFLVYFLGGTSKVYTNLMYIPIAIIATSNGKKYAVINAVISGIILGPIMPLDVKSNTMQAPMNWIIRLIIYIIIAFVMGYIADHYKKEYEKNIEEEKELAEVQRATIFALVKLSEARDEYTGLHVERVAVLCKYLTSELRKIPKYKDYIDDEYIENIYKASPLHDIGKINMPDRILLKPGKLTPEEFEVIKTHTRIGANTLLEFKKAYPHNKILEFAISIACYHHEKWDGTGYTHGLAGEDIPLSARVMAIIDVYDALRSKRVYKEAYSHEKSIEIIKQGKGTHFDPIIIDTLLQSEIEFKKIYDRITEKKVVIDSVFYNTFSRE; from the coding sequence ATGTGGGATAATATTGTGGAAATTTTCAGAAAAAATAGAGAACTAATTAAAAAAAATCTTATGATTTATTCATATTTTTTAACGTTAATGATAGCCTTTCTAGTTTACTTTTTAGGAGGTACATCTAAGGTTTACACTAATTTAATGTATATACCTATTGCGATTATTGCTACAAGCAATGGGAAAAAATATGCTGTTATCAATGCAGTAATAAGTGGAATTATATTAGGACCTATAATGCCTTTAGATGTTAAATCAAATACTATGCAGGCGCCAATGAACTGGATTATTAGATTGATTATATATATAATAATAGCGTTTGTTATGGGGTATATAGCTGATCATTATAAAAAGGAGTACGAAAAGAATATTGAAGAAGAAAAAGAATTAGCTGAAGTACAAAGAGCTACGATTTTTGCTTTAGTTAAGTTATCTGAGGCTCGTGATGAATATACAGGGCTTCATGTTGAACGAGTTGCAGTGCTCTGTAAATATCTCACCAGTGAGTTGCGTAAGATACCTAAATACAAAGATTATATTGATGATGAGTATATTGAAAATATCTATAAAGCAAGTCCTTTACATGATATTGGAAAAATTAATATGCCAGATAGAATTTTACTTAAACCAGGAAAACTTACCCCAGAGGAGTTTGAGGTCATAAAAACTCATACAAGAATTGGAGCGAATACATTATTAGAGTTTAAAAAAGCATATCCTCATAATAAGATTTTAGAATTTGCAATTTCAATTGCCTGTTATCATCATGAGAAATGGGATGGAACTGGGTATACCCATGGATTAGCTGGAGAAGATATTCCATTGTCAGCAAGAGTAATGGCAATAATCGATGTATATGATGCTTTAAGATCAAAAAGGGTTTATAAAGAAGCATATTCTCATGAAAAAAGTATTGAAATAATAAAGCAAGGGAAGGGAACTCATTTTGACCCAATAATTATTGATACTTTACTTCAAAGTGAAATCGAGTTTAAAAAGATATATGATAGAATAACAGAAAAAAAAGTTGTAATTGATTCAGTATTTTATAATACATTTAGTAGAGAATAA
- a CDS encoding lipoate--protein ligase has product MKVLYLLKEELSILQNKKILKVIKSITHNPWYNLALEEELFNQIKDNEIILYLWQNENTVVIGRNQNPWRECRLNDLEKDGGKLARRLSGGGAVFHDLGNLNFTFIMKDKLYDINKQLQIIIDAVNKLGIEAKFSGRNDILVNGKKFSGNAFYYDEDRCYHHGTLLVAADMMKLAKYLKVSKEKIKSKGIKSVEARVANLQEINPQVTIERLGDALVESFMETYNEDISSYIIKDENINELKNIYDKYASWKWRYGDTPNFEIEFYNRFNFGDIELKLNLKDGYIEEVVVYSDAMDSKLILDIQKSLKSIRFTKDDIITKLDTLKETYNKEIIKSIQTWINDRNF; this is encoded by the coding sequence ATGAAGGTGCTCTATCTGTTGAAGGAGGAGCTCTCCATTTTGCAGAATAAAAAAATCTTAAAAGTCATTAAATCAATAACACATAACCCCTGGTATAATTTAGCTCTTGAAGAAGAACTGTTTAATCAAATAAAAGATAATGAAATCATTCTTTATTTATGGCAAAACGAAAATACTGTTGTGATTGGAAGAAATCAAAATCCTTGGAGAGAATGTCGCTTGAATGATTTAGAAAAAGATGGTGGAAAATTAGCGAGAAGACTCTCAGGAGGAGGAGCAGTTTTTCACGATTTAGGGAACTTAAATTTCACCTTTATCATGAAAGATAAATTATATGATATTAATAAACAACTACAAATTATAATAGATGCTGTGAATAAACTAGGAATAGAAGCTAAGTTTTCTGGAAGAAATGATATTTTAGTAAATGGTAAAAAGTTTTCTGGGAATGCATTTTATTATGATGAAGATAGATGTTATCATCATGGGACACTTTTAGTAGCTGCAGATATGATGAAATTAGCTAAATATCTAAAAGTTAGTAAAGAAAAAATAAAATCTAAGGGAATTAAATCTGTTGAAGCTAGGGTAGCTAATCTCCAAGAAATAAACCCTCAAGTAACTATAGAGAGATTAGGTGATGCTTTAGTAGAAAGTTTCATGGAGACTTATAATGAAGATATTAGTAGTTATATAATAAAAGATGAAAATATCAATGAATTAAAAAATATCTATGACAAGTATGCTTCATGGAAATGGAGATATGGTGATACACCTAATTTTGAAATAGAATTTTATAACAGGTTTAATTTTGGAGATATTGAACTTAAACTTAATCTAAAAGATGGTTATATAGAAGAAGTTGTCGTTTATTCTGATGCGATGGATTCGAAACTTATATTAGATATTCAAAAATCATTAAAAAGTATTCGATTTACAAAAGATGATATAATAACTAAATTAGATACTTTGAAAGAAACATATAATAAGGAAATTATTAAAAGTATTCAAACTTGGATAAATGATAGGAATTTTTAG
- the lpdA gene encoding dihydrolipoyl dehydrogenase encodes MLVEVKSTKLGTVGKINVNVSDEVQTGDELLSIETKKGNAVIKASRSGIIESIEVSEGASVKMNDILVKINVADEENETNKNEDVKQVEKMDCDITIIGGGPGGYVAALKAAKMGAKVVLVEKESLGGTCLNWGCIPTKALVRSAEVYNDIKKASDFGLSVKDISVDMPKVLERKNNVVSKLVGGIAYLMEKNNVKVISGAGKFIDKNTVEVETKTKKIQVSSKNIIIATGSAPALLPIPGADSKNILTSKEILEMKKLPEKLAIIGGGVIGMEFACIYASFGVDVSVVEYMDNILQVLDDDVIREMTSAAKRKGIKLYTSSKVEEIIDTEDNKSIVRFTSDGKQKYISVDTVLMSVGRKPYFDNLDVEKVGIELNDRKRGIKVNSRMQTNIEHIYAIGDVTNKIQLAHVASHQGIIAVENIMGEDKEMDYLAVPSAIFTHPEIAAVGLSEKEAIKNKLAIEVGKFPFSANGKALAMGDDRGFIKIIKDKETKKIIGASIVGINAADLISTLTVAMRNGVTTEQLTETIFAHPTTAEVIHEGALSVEGGALHFAE; translated from the coding sequence ATGCTAGTAGAAGTAAAGAGTACTAAGCTAGGGACTGTAGGTAAAATAAATGTAAATGTTAGTGATGAAGTACAAACTGGTGATGAATTATTATCCATAGAAACTAAAAAAGGAAATGCGGTTATTAAGGCAAGTCGTTCAGGAATTATTGAATCGATAGAAGTTTCAGAAGGTGCTAGTGTAAAAATGAATGATATACTAGTTAAGATTAATGTAGCTGATGAAGAAAATGAGACAAATAAGAATGAAGATGTAAAACAAGTAGAAAAAATGGATTGTGATATAACAATCATTGGTGGTGGACCTGGTGGTTATGTGGCTGCTTTAAAAGCTGCTAAAATGGGTGCTAAAGTTGTCCTTGTTGAAAAAGAATCTTTAGGTGGAACCTGTTTGAACTGGGGATGTATCCCAACTAAAGCTTTGGTACGCTCAGCTGAAGTATATAACGATATTAAAAAGGCTTCTGATTTTGGACTTAGTGTTAAAGATATTAGTGTGGATATGCCTAAAGTATTAGAGAGAAAGAATAATGTAGTTAGTAAGCTTGTTGGTGGAATAGCTTATCTAATGGAAAAAAATAATGTAAAAGTAATCAGTGGTGCTGGGAAATTTATCGATAAGAATACAGTTGAAGTTGAGACAAAGACAAAAAAAATACAAGTAAGTAGTAAAAATATAATTATTGCGACTGGTTCAGCACCAGCTCTTCTTCCAATACCTGGTGCTGATTCTAAAAACATATTAACAAGTAAAGAAATTTTGGAAATGAAAAAACTACCTGAGAAATTAGCAATCATTGGTGGTGGTGTAATAGGAATGGAATTTGCTTGTATATATGCATCCTTTGGTGTTGATGTATCTGTAGTAGAATATATGGATAATATCCTACAAGTTCTTGATGATGATGTTATTCGGGAAATGACATCTGCAGCGAAACGAAAAGGAATCAAACTATATACTTCATCTAAGGTAGAGGAAATAATAGATACAGAGGATAATAAATCAATTGTAAGATTTACATCAGATGGAAAACAAAAATATATATCAGTAGATACAGTGTTGATGTCTGTTGGTAGAAAACCATATTTTGATAACTTGGATGTAGAAAAAGTTGGAATTGAACTAAATGATCGTAAAAGAGGAATTAAAGTAAATTCAAGAATGCAGACAAATATTGAACATATTTATGCTATTGGTGATGTAACGAATAAAATACAACTAGCCCATGTAGCATCCCATCAAGGAATCATTGCGGTTGAAAATATTATGGGTGAAGATAAAGAGATGGATTATCTAGCAGTACCAAGTGCTATATTTACTCATCCAGAAATTGCGGCAGTTGGTTTAAGTGAAAAAGAAGCAATTAAAAATAAATTAGCTATTGAGGTAGGTAAGTTTCCTTTTTCAGCAAATGGAAAAGCACTAGCAATGGGTGATGACAGAGGATTCATTAAAATAATAAAAGATAAAGAAACTAAGAAGATAATAGGAGCTAGCATTGTAGGTATTAACGCTGCTGATTTAATCTCAACGCTTACAGTGGCAATGAGAAATGGTGTGACAACAGAACAATTAACAGAAACAATATTTGCACATCCTACAACTGCAGAAGTAATCCATGAAGGTGCTCTATCTGTTGAAGGAGGAGCTCTCCATTTTGCAGAATAA
- a CDS encoding OsmC family protein has translation MPMETFKAVVKKKEGIQVETSARGFKIILDEPESLGGTNTGMNPVEALLCSLGACQTIVAGAFAGQFGINLEEFWVELEGDLDTDGFLGLNDQVRKGFQKIRFNMHIKSDASEEKVQEFVEFIEKTCPVGDSLENGVQFDKAKVTIEK, from the coding sequence ATGCCAATGGAGACATTTAAAGCAGTTGTAAAGAAAAAAGAAGGGATTCAAGTAGAGACTTCTGCAAGAGGATTTAAAATTATACTTGATGAGCCAGAGAGTTTAGGTGGAACAAACACAGGGATGAATCCTGTTGAAGCATTATTATGTAGCTTAGGTGCTTGTCAAACGATTGTGGCTGGTGCTTTTGCAGGACAATTTGGTATTAATTTAGAAGAGTTCTGGGTTGAACTTGAAGGAGACTTAGATACTGATGGATTCCTAGGATTAAATGACCAAGTAAGAAAAGGATTCCAAAAGATAAGATTTAATATGCATATCAAGAGTGATGCATCAGAAGAAAAAGTACAAGAATTTGTTGAATTCATTGAAAAAACATGTCCTGTTGGAGATAGTTTAGAAAATGGAGTTCAATTTGATAAAGCGAAAGTAACAATTGAAAAGTAA